The sequence CGAACCAGGCCTACTTCAGCGCGTCCGGCGGCAACGCCAAGCTCAAGCCGACCATGGCCGACAACTACAACGTCAGCTACGAGCACTACTTCTCCGGCGGCAACGGCTACCAGTGCAACTCCAACGACGCGAAAAACTCCGACCTGTGCCGCAGCGGCGGTGGCTACTTCGCGCTGTCGGGCTACTACCTGAAGCTGAGCGACTACATCAACCCGAACGCCGCCTACCTGTATGACTTCAGCTCGTTCCTGCCGTTCGGCCTGACGCCGGCGCAGCAGGCCCAGCTGGGCACCACCCAGGGTACCGTCTCCGGCCCGACCAACGACGGCCATGGCTACGTGAAGGGCGCCCAGGTAACCCTCAACCTGCCGTTCAACGTGGTCACGCCGGTACTCGACGGCTTCGGCACGATCCTCACCGGCAACCGCACCAAGAGCTCGCTGGTGTTCGCCGGCAATCCCGATCCGATCACCGTGCCGGGCCTGTCGAAGTGGGTCGCCAACGCCACGCTGTACTACCAGCACAGCGGCTTCGAGGCGCGCATCAGCGACAGCTACCGTTCCAGCTTCCTGGGCGAGGTGTCGGGCATCAGCGCTTCCCGCATCGAGCAGACCATCCAGGGTGGCAGCAGCTACGACGCCCAGATCAGCTACGGCTTCGACAGCGGCAGCCTGAAGGGCCTGACCTTCATCGTGCAGGGCTCCAACCTGTCCAACAAGAAGTTCATCACGTTCCAGAACAACGACCCCCGCCAGGTACTGACGTGGGAGCGTTACGGCCGTCGCTACGATATCGGCGTGTCGTACAAGTTCCAGTAAGTCGTATTGACGTACCTCCCCATGAAGCCCCGCTGCGTACTTTTCAGCGGGGCTTTTTTTTCATGACCCGCGCCGCTGCAACGACGGCGGCGCGGCAACCAGGACGGCATCCCGATGGACCATGACACGCACGACTCGCGCATTCGCCAGTTGGTGATCGTGGGCGGCGGCACCGCCGGCTGGATGGCGGCGGCGCTGCTCGCCAAGGCGCTCGGCACGGGTGTTGCCATCCGCCTGATCGAATCAGCCGAGATCGGCACCGTCGGCGTGGGCGAGGCCACCATTCCGCAGATCCGCCACATCAACCGCTTCCTCGGCATCGACGAGGACGAGCTGCTGCGCTTCGCGCACGGCACCTACAAACTGGGCGTGCAGCTCAACGGCTTCGGCCGGCTCGGCGATTCCTACCTGCACGCTTTCGGCGACCTCGGCCTGCCGCTGGGGCTGACTCCGTTCCATCACTACTGGCTGCGTGCCGTGCAGGAACGCGGCCATGCGGACGCACAGGGGCTGTGGGCGTACTCGCTCAACGCCGCGGCGGCCGCCGAGAACCGTTTCGCGCCGCTGGAAAAAGTCCCGGACAGCCCGCTCGGCGGCATCCGCTACGCCTACCACTTCGACGCCTCGCGCTACGCCCAGTACCTGCGCGAACACATCGCGCCCGGCGCGGTGCAGCGCATCGAGGGCAAGGTGGTGGACGTGCGCCTGCGCGAGGGCGACGGTTTCATCGAATCGCTGCAGCTGGACAACGGCGAGATCGTCGAAGGCGACTTCTTCATCGACTGCTCCGGCTTCCGCGGCCTGCTGATCGAGGGCACGCTGAAAACCGGCTACGAAAACTGGCAGCAGTGGCTGCCCTGCGACCGCGCGCTGGCCGTGGCCAGCGCGTCGGGCGGCCCGATGCGCCCGTACACCCAGGCCAGCGCGCGCACCGCCGGCTGGCAGTGGCGCATCCCGCTGCGCCACCGCGTGGGTAACGGCCACGTGTACTGCAGCCG is a genomic window of Rhodanobacter thiooxydans containing:
- a CDS encoding tryptophan halogenase family protein, encoding MDHDTHDSRIRQLVIVGGGTAGWMAAALLAKALGTGVAIRLIESAEIGTVGVGEATIPQIRHINRFLGIDEDELLRFAHGTYKLGVQLNGFGRLGDSYLHAFGDLGLPLGLTPFHHYWLRAVQERGHADAQGLWAYSLNAAAAAENRFAPLEKVPDSPLGGIRYAYHFDASRYAQYLREHIAPGAVQRIEGKVVDVRLREGDGFIESLQLDNGEIVEGDFFIDCSGFRGLLIEGTLKTGYENWQQWLPCDRALAVASASGGPMRPYTQASARTAGWQWRIPLRHRVGNGHVYCSRFISDDEAAAQLVANLETEALGEPRPLRFVTGMRKLAWNRNCLALGLAAGFMEPLESTSIHLVQSGVSRLLTMFPDRHCDPQLVDEYNRQTRFEYEHVRDLLILHYKATERTDTPFWQQCGAMEIPPSLQRRIELFRRTGMIFREADELFTETGWLQVLLGQRIEPQRHHPLADALTEGQLDGFLADIRTLVGRAKNTLPPHHEFVARAAGSLAA